A window of Desulfomonilaceae bacterium genomic DNA:
AGGGCCATCACTTCAGACCTCATCCAATGAGGACCGTCAAGATGACTCAAGCGTGTAATCTATCTCTCTACAAATCGCGAGAAAAAAATGCCTCTCTTTGTCCTGAACCCATAACTGAGGGTTTACTAGCGGACGGCTTTTTTATTTGACAAGAAAATCAGCCCTTAATTTGGGGGTTGATCGAGAGGAAGCTATTGGGAAGGACATCACCACACTCAATCCAAAATGCCTTCTGAAAAAAGTTGCCCATACCGGAATTATGGAACTTGCCGAGATATCCAGGCGTAATAAAAAATCTGTACCAGTAGTTGTGACGCCTCTGATAAAGGACGAAGTGTTGAAAGGAGCTGTATGCAAGAGCATATTTGCTAATATCCAGGAAGCCACTAGTTTTATTTCTAGGATCGTGAAACTTGATAGTAGAAATGGACCGCAGGACGCCCCCAAGAAAGTCAGAAATTGTAAATTCACATTCGAAGATGTTTTAGGTACATCAAAAGCTATTTTGCTTGCAAAAAAAAGAGCGTTGCAGGCGGCTCAGGGAGATTCGAACGTCCTAATCACAGGGGAATCGGGAACCGGCAAGGAGCTTTTCGCTCAAGGCATTCACATGGCCGGCCTACGCAGACAAGGTCCCTTTGTAGCAATAAACTGCTCTGGCATACCAGAGAACTTGCTTGAATCGGAACTCTTTGGCTATGAGTTCGGTTCCTTTACGGGAGCTAGAAAGGGGGGTAAGCCAGGAAAATTCGAGTTAAGTCAAAACGGAACCATTTTTCTGGATGAAGCCGCAGATATGTCTATGGGAATGCAGGCAAAGCTTCTTAGAGTCATCCAGGAAAGAGAATTTGTGAGAGTTGGGGGAACGCATACATACGAATTGGACGTTAGGATCATTTCTGCTACTAATCGGGATTTATGGGAAATGGTCCAGTGCGGTCAATTCAGGGAGGATTTGTATTATCGATTAGATGTCGTGAATATACAAACTCCATCGTTACGAGATCGAACAGAAGACATAAGGCTCTTGACAGAATTTTTTATCTCGAACATCAGCGAATGCATTAACAGTAAAGTGACGGGTGTGACCGAACAAGTTCTAGATCTTTTTACGAGTTACGCGTGGCCAGGGAATGTCAGAGAATTGAGAAACGTTTTAGAAGGAGCAATGAACCTCAACACAGGCGCACTAATCGACGAGGCATCGCTGCCTCCTAGATTCAGGGAAAAGATTATGATGGCTCAACAGGGGAAACCGGTTGTCTCAAACCTACGTGTGTTTGAGTTTGAAGATATAGCCTCAAATGAAAAAGCCGTGATCCAACACGCAATCGAAGTATCCAATTCGAATAAGCGTCAAGCGGCCATTATGCTAAAGATGAGTCGCGCCACCCTATACAACAAACTAAAAAAATACGGTATTGACACAAACCATTAGCACCTCTAACAATGATCCTTTTTCACAAAATCTAACTAACAAAAATTCGCCAATAGCCACATGGCAAACCCTATCTGAACTTAACCTGTATGTTCAGTGAGTTGATATTTGCCGAGATTTTGCAATAGTCTTTGCTTGAAACCATCCTTTGTACAATTCATGTCTAATAATTATACATGTCCACTTTTGGGCATGTATAAATCGACCAGAGCCAATCGGTAACATCCAATATTTTCAGTTTTCATTTGTTTCGACCTAATAGGAACCGAATCAAGATCTTAGATTAAGACTATTTGATATTAGGCAGTTAGCCTATGAAGCCAACGCTTATGTCAAATCACATCAATAGAATTTTCTATTCCCAAACCACTCGGCACAAAATTTGCTTTCGATAACCCTGTCAATGGCAAAAGCAGGCTACAAATCAGGCCATCTATCAAAGTGAGAGATCAGATGACACAAAGAGTGGCAATTGTCGATTTTGTACAGACTAAGCACGGTGAGGCGCTTGAAGAGAATGTTCGGGAGCTGACCTTCGGTGTGGTCAGAAAACTACTTGACCGAGTAGAAATGGACCGATCCGAAATCGGAACAATGGTTTCTTCTTCCGCAGACTATTGGCAGGGAATCAGTTGTTCGAACAGCTATTATTATGACGCTGCGGGAGGCAATCTCAAGAGTGGTTCAAAGGTGACTGAGGACTCAGTTTTTGCCCTAATTTATGGAATGATGAGGATTCTGTCCGGTCATCACAGAACAGCTCTAGTGGTAGGAGTGACGAAGTGTTCGGAATGTCCGTCCGAACATACTTTAACCAATCTTGCAGCGGACCCCTTTTTTCATAGGCCGGTAGGTCTGAACACTGTTGCGGTCGAAGCTCTCCAAGCCAGAATGTACTTGAATCAGCATGGTCCAAGTGAGGAGCAGATAGCTCGAGTTGTAGTCAAGAACATGTCTAACTCAGAGAGGAATCCGTATT
This region includes:
- a CDS encoding sigma 54-interacting transcriptional regulator, whose amino-acid sequence is MTRKSALNLGVDREEAIGKDITTLNPKCLLKKVAHTGIMELAEISRRNKKSVPVVVTPLIKDEVLKGAVCKSIFANIQEATSFISRIVKLDSRNGPQDAPKKVRNCKFTFEDVLGTSKAILLAKKRALQAAQGDSNVLITGESGTGKELFAQGIHMAGLRRQGPFVAINCSGIPENLLESELFGYEFGSFTGARKGGKPGKFELSQNGTIFLDEAADMSMGMQAKLLRVIQEREFVRVGGTHTYELDVRIISATNRDLWEMVQCGQFREDLYYRLDVVNIQTPSLRDRTEDIRLLTEFFISNISECINSKVTGVTEQVLDLFTSYAWPGNVRELRNVLEGAMNLNTGALIDEASLPPRFREKIMMAQQGKPVVSNLRVFEFEDIASNEKAVIQHAIEVSNSNKRQAAIMLKMSRATLYNKLKKYGIDTNH